Within the Syntrophorhabdus sp. genome, the region CCACAGGCAGCACGTGTATTCGAGGAGTTCGGCCTGGGCTGTGCCGGATGCGAGGCCGCCCTCTTCGAGACCATCGAACAGGGCGCCCAGGTCCACGGTGTCGATGTCGACAGCCTCATCGAGGGCCTGCGCAAAACCATGAAAGAAGGTAGGAACGGTGACGACTGACGGGACTCGCATCTTATGACCGGTATCTATTCCGTGATACTTGCCGCAGGTTCATCGAAAAGGCTCGGTTTCAACAAACTGACCCTGAGGATAGACTCGGAGCCCGTCATCCGCAGGGCGGCCACCCCTTTCGTGGAGGCCGGTCTTGGTGAGGTGATCGTTGTCGGCGGGAGCGATATCGCTCCCGTTGAAGCGGCCCTCACAGGCTTGAACGTGAGGGTGGTCCGGAATGAGAACCACCGGCAGGGAATGTCGAGTTCCATCAAGGCGGTCCTGCCGTGGATCGGGGGCGCGGAGGCAGTCTTCTTTCATCTTGGTGACAAGCCTTTCGTGAAGAAGGCTTTTCTGGCCGCCATGGTCGAAGGGTATCGCGACACGGACAGGAGGATCATCGTTCCCGTCCACGAGGGAATGAAAGGTCACCCGGTCCTTATGCGATGCGGGCCTTACAGGGAGGAGATGGAACTCCTCGATGGCGACAGGGGTCTCCGCGAAGTTATAGAAAAGCACAGCACAGATGTGCTATTTATAGAAGGCGACGAAGGCATCCTTTTCGATATCGATACGGAGGAGGACCTCAGGGTCCTGAGACGACGGGGATACAGGGTCGAAAAAGGGTGAGTTCGGAGAGTGTCAGCCAGCGGAGGTGGAAGGAAGTGCCGCTTGAGAAGAATAGTGTCGCGGAACTGTCCGTGATCATAAAGGGGGCCGGTGAGATGGCCTCGGGTATTGCCCACAGGCTTTACCGGGCGGGGATACAGCGCATTGTCATGCTCGATATGCCGAGGCCCCTGTGTGTCCGGCGGTTTGTCTCCTTCTGCGAGGCCATCCATGATGGCGTCGCGGAGGTCGAGGGCGTTACGGGCCAGCTTGTGGATGATGCCTCCCGGGTGGATGCCGTCTGGCGGGCGGGCCGGATCGCCGTCGTTGTGGATCCCGAATGGAAAAGCATCGCCGTGCTCTTTCCCGATGTTGTCATTGACGCCATCATGGCCAAGAGGAATCTCGGAACGAGAAGAGACGAGGCCTCCTTTGTAGTAGGCGTGGGTCCCGGTTTTGTGGCCCCCCGGGACGTCCATGTCGTGGTGGAGAGCAACCGGGGACATGACCTCGGGCGGGTGATCTATGATGGCATGGCCGAGCCGTACACGGGTCTGCCGGGTGAGATGAAAGGCGTGGGAAAGGAAAGGGTTCTTCGCTCCCCCGTGGCGGGGCGGGTGAGACACGTCCACCGGATGGGCGATGAGGTGAAGAAGGGCGACCTCGTTCTCTATGTCGGGGAGGAGCCGGTCTATGCTCCCTTCGACGGGGTGCTCAGGGGTCTCATCCGCGAGATGGACGTCGAGATCGCTGAAAAGGTGGGTGATGTGGACCCTCGGGCGAAGAAGGATTACTGCTACACCATCTCCGACAAGGCTCGCGGGATCGGGGGCGGGGTGCTGGAGGCGATCCTCCACGAATACAACAGAGGTCCCGGGCAGGCGTGAGGTCGCGTCCCCGGATGTCGCAGGGATTGTAAATGAATATATTCCAGATCATCAGGGAACATTTGGAAGCGGGCAGCCGGGGGGTTCTTGCGACGGTTATCAGCCGCTCGGGCTCGGCGCCGCGCGATGTCGGGGCGAAGATGTTCATTGATGAGACGGGACGGTCATTTGGGACCGTGGGCGGAGGATTGCTCGAACGCTATGTGCAGGAAGAAGCGGCAGGAAAGATGAGCGAGGACAGGGCCTCCATCTTCCACATGAGAATGGATTCCAGGACCGTTGCGGAACAGGGCATGCTCTGCGGGGGGAACGTGGATGTTCTCCTGGAGCCTGTGGGGCAGGCGCACAGACCTCTCTACGCCCGCCTTGCGGAGCTGGAGCGAAAGGGCGGAATGGCTGTTGTTGTGACCGCCCTGGCCACCGGTGTTTTCACGAAGACCCTCATTGAAGAGGGTCTCGTGATCACGGGAGATCCCATAGATGAGGGTAGCGCTGCGGGTCACCTGGGCCTTTTCGGTGAAAGAAGGCCCGTGATCGTCGGGGAGGGCAGGTTCATCGTCGAGCCTCTCTTCGACCGCACCAGGTTGTATGTGTTCGGGGCGGGGCACGTGTCCCAATACATTGCGCGGATGGCGAACATGGTCGATTTCAACGTGGTCGTCATCGATGACAGGACGGAATACGCCAACGCCGAACGTTTCCCCGAGGCGGCGGAGATCGTGGTAGGAGACTTCGTGGAGGCGTTCGATTCTCTGAGCTTCACAGGGCGTGAGTTCATCGTCATCGTCACCCGGGGCCATTCTCACGACGCCGATGTCCTGCGGGCCGCCCTTTCCAGGAACGCCCGGTATGTCGGTATGATCGGGAGCAGGAGAAAGGTGCAGATCATCTTCGACCTCATGCGTGAGTCAGGCTATTCCGATGAGGTTGTTTCCCGGGTGTATGCCCCCATCGGTCTTTCCATCCGTGCCGAAACGCCGCAGGAGATAGCGGTGAGTATCGTCGGCCAGTTGATACAGATACGGGCCGACTAGAGGTTTGCCACAATGGATGACGACAGTATCCTCGAGAAACGGCCGGTGAGCGAGCGGTCTGAAGACAGTTCGCTTCCCACCACCTTCGACCCCTTACGGAAGTATCTCTCCGAGGTTTCGCGCTACAGCGTCCTGACGCGGGAGGAGGAGTTCGAGGTGGCAAGGAGGGTCTTCGAGGACAAGGACAGGGATGCCGCGCAAAAACTTGTCATGTCGAATCTCAAGCTGGTGGTGAAGATCTCGCTGGAGTACTACAACACCTACCTCAATGTCCTCGACCTCATCCAGGAGGGGAATGTCGGCCTCCTTCACGCCGTGAAGAAGTTCAACCCCTACAAGGGCACCAAGTTCTCCACCTATGCGTCGTTCTGGATACGGGCGTACATACTGAAGTACATCATGGATTCCTGGAGTCTCGTCAAAGTGGGGACGACACAGAGCCAGAGAAAGCTCTTCTACCGCCTCAACAAGGAGAAGCAGAAACTGGAGGCCCTGGGGATGTTCCCGGCCCCGGCACTCCTTGCGA harbors:
- a CDS encoding DUF1858 domain-containing protein is translated as MIDKRTSIREVLAKFPQAARVFEEFGLGCAGCEAALFETIEQGAQVHGVDVDSLIEGLRKTMKEGRNGDD
- a CDS encoding EF2563 family selenium-dependent molybdenum hydroxylase system protein, which gives rise to MRALQGGDGTPRWRQGSPRSYRKAQHRCAIYRRRRRHPFRYRYGGGPQGPETTGIQGRKRVSSESVSQRRWKEVPLEKNSVAELSVIIKGAGEMASGIAHRLYRAGIQRIVMLDMPRPLCVRRFVSFCEAIHDGVAEVEGVTGQLVDDASRVDAVWRAGRIAVVVDPEWKSIAVLFPDVVIDAIMAKRNLGTRRDEASFVVGVGPGFVAPRDVHVVVESNRGHDLGRVIYDGMAEPYTGLPGEMKGVGKERVLRSPVAGRVRHVHRMGDEVKKGDLVLYVGEEPVYAPFDGVLRGLIREMDVEIAEKVGDVDPRAKKDYCYTISDKARGIGGGVLEAILHEYNRGPGQA
- a CDS encoding XdhC family protein; this translates as MNIFQIIREHLEAGSRGVLATVISRSGSAPRDVGAKMFIDETGRSFGTVGGGLLERYVQEEAAGKMSEDRASIFHMRMDSRTVAEQGMLCGGNVDVLLEPVGQAHRPLYARLAELERKGGMAVVVTALATGVFTKTLIEEGLVITGDPIDEGSAAGHLGLFGERRPVIVGEGRFIVEPLFDRTRLYVFGAGHVSQYIARMANMVDFNVVVIDDRTEYANAERFPEAAEIVVGDFVEAFDSLSFTGREFIVIVTRGHSHDADVLRAALSRNARYVGMIGSRRKVQIIFDLMRESGYSDEVVSRVYAPIGLSIRAETPQEIAVSIVGQLIQIRAD
- a CDS encoding RNA polymerase factor sigma-32 is translated as MDDDSILEKRPVSERSEDSSLPTTFDPLRKYLSEVSRYSVLTREEEFEVARRVFEDKDRDAAQKLVMSNLKLVVKISLEYYNTYLNVLDLIQEGNVGLLHAVKKFNPYKGTKFSTYASFWIRAYILKYIMDSWSLVKVGTTQSQRKLFYRLNKEKQKLEALGMFPAPALLASNLDVKEEEIEEMQKRLAFTDVSLDSPIHDESDDTVMDMIKSGDDVEEVVSDKEKREILAQRVKEFKKDLNPKEIFIFEQRIMAEEPLTLQEIGQQFKISRERARQIESRVIKKFRERFQNEFQELDL